GACGGGTGAGGAGATCCCGGTCTACGTCGCCGACTTCGTCCTCTCGGACGTCGGGACTGGCGCGCTGATGGCCGTGCCGGCCCACGACGAGCGCGACCACGCCTTCGCCGAGAAGATGGGGATCGAGATTCGGCCGGTCATCGCTCCCGAACCGGAGAGGGACGAGGAGCCGACGGCACCCGACGTCGAGGAGGAGGCCTACACCGAGGACGGCGTCCTGATCAACTCCGGGGAGTACGACGGGCTCGACAGCGAGACGGCCCGCGAGCGGCTCACCGAGGATATCGAGGGAGCCGAGTGGACCGAACAGTACCAGCTCCGCGACTGGGGGATCTCCCGCCAGCGCTACTGGGGCACGCCGATCCCCGTCGTCCACTGCGACGACTGCGGCCCCGTGATGGTTCCCGACGACGACCTGCCGGTCGAGCTCCCGGAGTTCATCAACACGACCGGAAACCCGCTGGACGCCGCCGAGGAGTGGAAGCAGACGAGCTGTCCGGACTGTGGGGCCGACGCGACTCGCGAGACGGACACGATGGACACCTTCGTCGACTCCTCGTGGTACTTCCTGCGGTACGTCTCGCCCGGCCTCGAGGACGCGCCCTTCGACCGCGAGCAGGCGAACGACTGGATGCCCGTCGATCAGTACGTGGGGGGCATCGAACACGCCGTGATGCACCTGCTGTACTCGCGATTCTTCACGAAGGTGCTGGCCGACCACGAGGGCCTCGAGCACCGCGAGCCCTTCACGAACCTGCTCGCCCAGGGGATGGTCCAGCTCGAGGGCGAGAAGATGTCTAAATCGAAGGGCAACGTCGTCTCGCCCCAGCGGATCGTCGAGGAGTACGGGGCCGACACCGCGCGCCTGTTCATGATGCAGGCCGCCCAGCCCGAGCGCGACTTCGACTGGAGCGAGGAGGGGGTACAGTCGACCTACGCCTTCCTCGAGCGCCTGCAGGGGATGGTCGAGGAGTACGTCGCCGACGAACCCGATGGCGAGGACGACGCGATCGCGAGCTACGTCGACGCGGAGATCGACGCGACGGTCGCGATCGCCAGCGAGGAGTACGACGACCTGACGTTCAACAAGGCGCTGCGCGAGACGCAGGATCTGGTTCGGACGCTCCGGCAATACGCCGACTACACTGACCCCCACGCCGAAACGTACGAGCGCGGACTCTCTGCCGTCGTCCGACTGCTCGCGCCCGTCGCACCTCACATCGCGGAGGAGTTGCACGACGACCTGAGTGGGGAGGGCTTCGCTGCGAACGCCGAGTGGCCGAGCGCCGACGTGGACCGCGATTACGTCGCGAAGCGACGCCGACTGGTCGAGAACACCCGCGAGGACATCCGCGACATCGTCGAGGTCGCCGGCATCGAGGATCCGACCGGGATCGACGTCGTCGTCGCGCCCGAGTGGAAGTACGACGCCCTCGAGATCGCGATCGAAAGCGACGCCGACAACCTGATCGGCGAGCTCATGCAGGAGTCGCACATCCGCGAGCAGGGCGACGCCGCCGCCGATTACGGGCAGGACCTGCAGGCGGAGCGAGAGGCGCTCTCGATGACGCTCGGTCCGAACGACGAGCACGCGGCGCTGGAGTCGGCCGCCTGGCTGATCGAACGCGAGTTCGACGCGCCGGTTCGCGTCGTCCGTGCCGACGAGGCCGACGACGACGTGCTCGGAAACGCCGAGCCCGGACGGCCGGCGATCGAAATCGACGA
This portion of the Natrinema salinisoli genome encodes:
- the leuS gene encoding leucine--tRNA ligase; translation: MSDAGYDHATVERRWQEAWDDADVYRTPDDVEDPTYVLGMYPYPSGKLHMGHVRNYTITDAYARYRRMRGDDVLHPMGWDAFGLPAENAAKERDTNPRDWTFDCIETMTGQMEAMGFGYDWDREITTCTPDYYQWNQWLFSRFHEEGLVERRDAEVNWCPHCETVLADEQVEGEAELCWRCDTPVEQRELEQWFLRITEYADELLEAIDDLEGWPNSVRQMQRNWIGRQYGTELDFDIEGYGPVEAFTTRVDTIHGATFFALAPDHPISEELAEEDDEIHEFVHHEADPEGDEPNGVETDLTATNPVTGEEIPVYVADFVLSDVGTGALMAVPAHDERDHAFAEKMGIEIRPVIAPEPERDEEPTAPDVEEEAYTEDGVLINSGEYDGLDSETARERLTEDIEGAEWTEQYQLRDWGISRQRYWGTPIPVVHCDDCGPVMVPDDDLPVELPEFINTTGNPLDAAEEWKQTSCPDCGADATRETDTMDTFVDSSWYFLRYVSPGLEDAPFDREQANDWMPVDQYVGGIEHAVMHLLYSRFFTKVLADHEGLEHREPFTNLLAQGMVQLEGEKMSKSKGNVVSPQRIVEEYGADTARLFMMQAAQPERDFDWSEEGVQSTYAFLERLQGMVEEYVADEPDGEDDAIASYVDAEIDATVAIASEEYDDLTFNKALRETQDLVRTLRQYADYTDPHAETYERGLSAVVRLLAPVAPHIAEELHDDLSGEGFAANAEWPSADVDRDYVAKRRRLVENTREDIRDIVEVAGIEDPTGIDVVVAPEWKYDALEIAIESDADNLIGELMQESHIREQGDAAADYGQDLQAEREALSMTLGPNDEHAALESAAWLIEREFDAPVRVVRADEADDDVLGNAEPGRPAIEIDD